Proteins encoded together in one Amblyomma americanum isolate KBUSLIRL-KWMA chromosome 1, ASM5285725v1, whole genome shotgun sequence window:
- the LOC144116454 gene encoding uncharacterized protein LOC144116454, which yields MSHVWIVTCESSSSKQKLVNKAEFPVKGLRCMVFDPDTKNVKVKLLWLPRYMEHRRIVEALEPYGTVQSVEREKWRCPGMEHMETANSELSLTLKDGVSASTIPHTLNVYGVQALVLIPGRPPLCLRCSRVGHVRRQCRTPRCTQCRRFGHTAENCVLNYADRLRQGQWSREDDVASEHIMDVSEVVDATGELSHEHRIDGEQKTSTPQNNTEYEATGHLASTPPGRKPPDPGPPVSVTETAVLAAQERRVATGQRPDMPPVESVEAIQPVNARRSSSDADSASSLEGNGETCVASISGVSGSLSAVSVAASDVLPSGSWAEALAVSEEDMDSTAPLKRPADAEEHKQFIAVHGGSRPEKLLK from the exons atgagccacgtgtggatagttacctgcgagagtagttcttccaaacagaagcttgttaacaaagcggagtttcctgtcaaaggactgcggtgcatggtgtttgacccggatactaagaacgtcaaggttaagctcctttggcttccccgctatatggaacaccggaggattgtggaagcattagagccttatggcacggtccagtctgtggagcgtgaaaagtggcggtgcccagggatggagcatatggaaacggcgaacagtgaactctccctcacactcaaggatggagtgtcagctagcaccattccacacacacttaatgtttatggagtgcaggcattagtccttatcccagggagacctccactgtgcctccgatgtagccgggttggacatgtccggcgccagtgtcgcacgcctcgatgcactcagtgccgacgctttggccatACTGCGGAGAACTGTGTTTTGAATTACGCTGATAGGCTGCGTCAAGGCCAGTGGTCACGGGAAGATGacgtggcatcagaacacattatggatgtgtctgaggttgtggacgcgaccggagaactaagtcatgagcatcgaatagatggggaacagaagacttcaacacctcaaaacaacacggaatatgaagcgactggccatctagcatccacgcctccaggacgaaaaccgccggacccgggcccccccgtgagtgttacagagactgctgtgcttgctgcacaggaacgccgcgttgccacaggtcaacgtccggatatgcctcctgtggagtcagtcgaggcgatacagccagtgaatgctcgccgatcctcctctgatgctgattctgcttcgtcgttggagggtaacggtgagacgtgtgtggcgtcgatctctggcgtgtcaggttctctgtcggctgtcagtgtggcagcgagtgatgtgctcccctcgggttcgtgggccgaggccttggctgtctcagaggaagacatggacagcaccgcacctttgaaacgtcctgcagatgctgaagag CACAAGCAGTTCATTGCTGTTCACGGGGGCAGCCGCCCCGAGAAGCTGCTCAAGTAA